Below is a genomic region from Nitrospira sp..
AAAGTTGCAGGAACGTGGTGCCTTTCCCGAGGAGGGTCGGTGTAATATCGATCTCAGTCTCGGTGAGCTGCGCGACCGCGGTACCCAGCAGAAGCATGACGTCCCGACTGACCACCAGGATGGTGACCCACGAAGGGATCGCGTGAATCGTCGACAGCGTGATGAACCCGGACGTCAGCAGCAGTTTGTCGGCCAGAGGATCGAGGAAGGCGCCAAGGCGGGTTTTCTGATTCGCCGCCCTGGCGATTGTGCCGTCGAGTGCGTCGGTCACTCCCGCCACGAGCAACACCAGCAGAGCCTGGTCATATTGCTCATAGACCAGTAGCCCGATATACACGGGGATCAACAGAATGCGCAGCAGAGTCAAGCTGTTGGGAATATTCATGCTAGTAGGAAATGCCTCTTGTTTCGCGGTCGGATCAAAAAGGATAGGAGGGGCGTTCTGGGTTGTCAATCTC
It encodes:
- a CDS encoding CDP-alcohol phosphatidyltransferase family protein, which encodes MNIPNSLTLLRILLIPVYIGLLVYEQYDQALLVLLVAGVTDALDGTIARAANQKTRLGAFLDPLADKLLLTSGFITLSTIHAIPSWVTILVVSRDVMLLLGTAVAQLTETEIDITPTLLGKGTTFLQLSYVLLVIFLSSRQIDLQYLHPLLFGMVAFTLLSGFHYLYRGYRRAGSVGM